The Aminivibrio sp. sequence ATACCTCCGGGAGATACGAAGCCGTTTTTCCTCCATGACTATCGTCGAGCTTCCCATGCTGGACGACGATATCCAGGGAATGGACCAGCTTCAGAGGATTTCCGCCCTGATGGGGGGACTTGATTCATGATAACGGACACCCTGGACAGGCTTGGCACCTATTATTGCCTCGGCGGCAGCCTCGGAAGGTCTCTGGAATATCTCGCGTCCCGGCCTCTGGAGTCCCTGCCGGAGGGACGAACGGACATCGAAGGGGATGATGCTTTTCTGCTCGTCCAGGTGAGAGAAACCCGGTCCTCCTCCGAGGAACCCTTCGAGACCCACAGGAAGTACGCCGACATCCACATAGCCCTCGAGGGAGAGGAGTGGGTGGGCTATGCCCCCGAGGCTGACCTCGAACCTCTGTCCGGCTATTCTGCAGAGGAGGACTGCCGTACCTATTCCGGAGACGGCGTTTTCTTTCGGGGGGGACCCGACAGATTTTTCATCTTCTTTCCCTGGGACGGTCACAAGGGATGCATAACCATGGGAGCAGG is a genomic window containing:
- a CDS encoding YhcH/YjgK/YiaL family protein is translated as MITDTLDRLGTYYCLGGSLGRSLEYLASRPLESLPEGRTDIEGDDAFLLVQVRETRSSSEEPFETHRKYADIHIALEGEEWVGYAPEADLEPLSGYSAEEDCRTYSGDGVFFRGGPDRFFIFFPWDGHKGCITMGAGGRVRKIVVKAALEGR